Proteins from one Cryptomeria japonica chromosome 4, Sugi_1.0, whole genome shotgun sequence genomic window:
- the LOC131040577 gene encoding disease resistance protein RPV1 isoform X2: MDEFKAYEPPIEKISLENRRYHVFLNFRGKDTRKSLVAYLFELLSAAGLHVFMDSKRIRKGDVICSQLEQAIEEAVIHIPIFSPNYVESRWCLRELTQMLKSKGLVIPLFYGVEPADVKYAENRIMYREAFKLHREKGREEEKTINEWSDTLSQVGSFSGWTTQASNPNEIKFIRGVVSDVLKTLKIAQLGVPRFAVGLKERMDGVIKLLKMDDKQKVITVGIWGAHGAGKSTVARAVYNSICGNFKVFTFVSDIAGNRLRKLQKQLLRDLLKWNPEECKINDEHHGKAKLEEHLQNICALVILDNVDNRKQIEMLGVEWLGEGSRVIVTTRDKSILNFGENEGSEADDQIYAIPELRKEESLQLFSWHAFLKPYPDKKYKFLAQGIVDACGALPSSLEILGRFLCGRKDFRCWTEVLDQLQSATFDEIYRPLKVIYQDLNAKEKQILLDIACFFMGHDQEAAISFWEDIKLNPHINLKNLVLKSLVKIDYKEAVISMHDHLRDLGRAIVVDESWDPSKRSRLWKSEEASQVLLERPGYESIQSISLLAVEESLAVLKAENIASTKKLQLLWLGNNTIEGDPQPLFSNLRWFRWNSCPLSSLPPKWNMEHLVILDLSSSRGIPSQIKQIWKEESKYKHHPKNLKVLLLRRCLLLETLPDLSNFSRLLRIDLEDCPELRKIPESIGLLLQLKWLNLCRCKDLGELPESIGSLSSLEKLYLNGCSSIRTLPRTLGNLRALKELDLGGLVLIEELPPFQTGCCLQKLVLSGCRSLRDLPASIGDLNHLSYLEINECRTISYLPEEFGNLTSLEGLFLNEFCRLENLPESFGNLTNLVTLELKKAYCLTKLPESFSKLESLVYFDASFSHLYGLPARMGDLSSLQTLKLQGTFIEGLPNSLKQLKMLQTLILNECNMLTELPALPEALIKFQARDCKELRKVDQMSGLSNLTVMDLRNCQCLEELPILSSMESLAKIDIRGCISMKNLADLRLGRLRSLQTVYLSRSDSSCFNLRQVVEDMPLFRRSNALEEENRALEANCFKDVVSFPVEKNPRCEGVLLFFQLEFNARGIKSACMEIIFVIDEEETINSLTVDTEGEEEFILIFRATHEMVVALEKARNLCVRAKGEGICIRFVELRVSNKFQEAVSEENRGADHGSSEGERDINQEMRSYSDDIKQYVMVDSCLI; the protein is encoded by the exons ATGGATGAATTCAAAGCTTACGAGCCTCCAATAGAGAAAATTTCATTGGAGAATAGGAGATATCATGTATTTCTCAATTTCCGCGGTAAGGACACAAGGAAAAGCCTGGTGGCTTACCTGTTCGAATTGCTCAGTGCTGCAGGCCTTCATGTTTTTATGGACAGCAAGAGAATACGCAAGGGAGATGTCATTTGTTCGCAATTGGAGCAGGCTATTGAGGAAGCGGTTATTCACATTCCTATATTTTCCCCAAATTATGTTGAATCGCGGTGGTGCCTCCGGGAGCTTACACAGATGTTAAAATCCAAAGGGCTGGTCATTCCTTTGTTTTACGGTGTGGAACCCGCAGATGTCAAATATGCGGAAAACCGTATTATGTATAGGGAGGCTTTTAAGCTTCACAGAGAAAAGGGCAGAGAGGAAGAGAAAACTATCAATGAGTGGAGCGATACTCTGTCTCAGGTCGGATCTTTTTCGGGATGGACTACACAGGCATCGAACCC GAATGAAATCAAATTCATTCGGGGTGTGGTGTCGGATGTTCTAAAAACATTGAAAATTGCTCAACTGGGCGTGCCGAGATTTGCCGTGGGACTGAAAGAGCGTATGGATGGCGTCATTAAGttgttgaagatggatgacaagcAGAAAGTAATTACAGTTGGGATATGGGGTGCGCATGGCGCCGGAAAATCCACCGTGGCTAGGGCAGTTTACAATAGCATTTGCGGGAATTTCAAAGTTTTTACCTTTGTGTCTGATATCGCGGGCAACCGGCTGCGTAAATTGCAGAAACAGCTGCTGAGAGATCTGTTGAAATGGAATCCTGAGGAATGTAAGATTAACGATGAGCATCATGGTAAAGCTAAACTGGAAGAGCATTTGCAGAATATCTGTGCCCTTGTAATTTTGGATAATGTTGATAATAGGAAGCAGATTGAAATGTTGGGCGTAGAGTGGCTTGGTGAAGGCAGCAGGGTCATTGTTACTACCCGCGACAAGAGTATCTTAAATTTTGGGGAAAATGAAGGAAGCGAAGCTGATGATCAAATTTATGCTATCCCGGAACTCAGAAAAGAGGAATCTCTTCAATTGTTCAGCTGGCACGCCTTTCTCAAACCATATCcggataaaaaatataaatttttagcCCAAGGAATTGTGGATGCTTGTGGCGCCCTCCCGTCTTCTTTGGAAATTCTTGGGCGGTTTTTGTGCGGGAGAAAAGATTTCAGGTGTTGGACTGAGGTTCTGGACCAGCTTCAGAGTGCCACTTTTGATGAAATATACAGGCCACTCAAAGTCATCTACCAAGATCTCAACGCCAAGGAAAAACAAATATTACTAGACATTGCATGTTTTTTCATGGGCCATGACCAGGAAGCTGCTATTAGTTTTTGGGAAGATATAAAGCTGAATCCCCATATAAACCTGAAGAATCTAGTTTTGAAGTCACTTGTCAAAATAGATTATAAGGAGGCGGTAATTTCAATGCATGATCATCTGAGGGATTTGGGGCGAGCAATTGTAGTGGATGAATCTTGGGATCCGTCCAAACGCAGCCGCCTGTGGAAATCCGAAGAAGCTTCTCAAGTTCTCCTTGAACGGCCG GGCTACGAAAGCATCCAGAGTATTTCCTTGTTAGCCGTAGAGGAGAGTCTTGCTGTCTTGAAAGCCGAAAATATAGCGTCAACGAAAAAATTGCAACTGCTTTGGCTGGGTAACAACACCATAGAAGGAGATCCGCAACCATTATTTTCGAATTTGAGATGGTTTAGATGGAATTCATGTCCATTGAGTTCTTTGCCGCCCAAATGGAACATGGAACATCTGGTTATACTAGATCTCAGCAGCAGCAGGGGAATTCCATCTCAAATAAAACAAATCTGGAAAGAAGAATCAAAATACAAG CACCACCCCAAAAATCTAAAAGTTCTTCTGCTGAGGCGATGTCTCCTCCTTGAAACATTGCCCGATCTCTCAAACTTTTCTCGTCTTTTGAGAATCGATTTGGAAGATTGTCCAGAATTGAGAAAGATACCCGAATCGATTGGTCTTCTTCTGCAACTAAAATGGTTGAACTTGTGTAGATGCAAAGATTTAGGAGAACTTCCAGAGAGCATCGGTAGCCTATCTTCGCTGGAAAAGCTTTATCTGAATGGTTGCTCCTCAATTAGAACGTTGCCAAGAACGTTGGGGAATCTCAGAGCCCTAAAGGAATTAGATCTAGGCGGTCTAGTACTGATAGAGGAACTGCCCCCTTTTCAAACAGGCTGCTGTCTGCAGAAGCTCGTTCTAAGCGGCTGTCGAAGTTTAAGAGATTTGCCTGCATCAATTGGTGACCTTAATCACCTCAGCTACCTAGAAATTAATGAATGCAGAACTATTTCTTATTTGCCAGAAGAATTTGGGAATCTTACAAGCCTGGAGGGATTGTTTCTGAATGAGTTTTGCCGTCTGGAAAATCTTCCTGAAAGTTTTGGGAACCTTACGAATCTTGTAACCCTTGAACTCAAGAAAGCTTATTGCCTTACTAAACTCCCAGAGAGTTTCTCCAAACTGGAGTCATTGGTGTATTTCGATGCAAGCTTTTCTCATCTGTATGGTCTTCCCGCAAGAATGGGTGATCTCTCTTCATTGCAGACTCTCAAATTGCAAGGTACTTTCATCGAGGGATTGCCTAACTCTTTGAAGCAGCTGAAAATGCTCCAAACACTAATCCTCAATGAATGCAACATGTTAACCGAATTGCCAGCTCTTCCTGAAGCACTCATCAAGTTTCAAGCTCGGGATTGTAAAGAACTAAGGAAGGTCGACCAAATGTCGGGTTTGAGCAACCTAACAGTGATGGATTTGAGGAACTGCCAATGCCTAGAGGAACTGCCTATATTAAGCTCTATGGAATCTTTAGCAAAGATAGACATACGTGGGTGCATAAGCATGAAAAATCTTGCAGACTTGCGTTTAGGAAGGCTGAGAAGTTTGCAGACAGTATACTTGAGCAGGTCCGATAGCAGTTGCTTTAATCTGAGACAGGTTGTGGAG GATATGCCATTATTTCGGAGATCAAATGCACTAGAAGAGGAGAATCGCGCATTAGAAGCGAATTGCTTCAAAGATGTGGTCTCGTTTCCTGTGGAAAAGAATCCCAGATGTGAAGGGGTGCTGCTATTTTTTCAGCTGGAATTTAATGCTAGGGGTATCAAAAGTGCCTGCATGGAAATCATCTTTGTGATAGACGAGGAAGAGACTATAAATAGTCTCACAGTGGATACTGAAGGAGAGGAGGAATTTATCTTGATTTTTAGAGCAACACATGAAATGGTCGTGGCTTTGGAGAAGGCTCGAAATCTCTGCGTCCGAGCAAAAGGGGAAGGAATCTGTATCAGATTTGTGGAGTTACGTGTAAGCAATAAATTTCAAGAAGCAGTTTCTGAAGAAAACAGGGGGGCAGATCATGGCTCGAGTGAAGGGGAAAG
- the LOC131040577 gene encoding disease resistance protein RPV1 isoform X5 gives MSGAILCLRSDLFRDGLHRHRTRFGGRNEIKFIRGVVSDVLKTLKIAQLGVPRFAVGLKERMDGVIKLLKMDDKQKVITVGIWGAHGAGKSTVARAVYNSICGNFKVFTFVSDIAGNRLRKLQKQLLRDLLKWNPEECKINDEHHGKAKLEEHLQNICALVILDNVDNRKQIEMLGVEWLGEGSRVIVTTRDKSILNFGENEGSEADDQIYAIPELRKEESLQLFSWHAFLKPYPDKKYKFLAQGIVDACGALPSSLEILGRFLCGRKDFRCWTEVLDQLQSATFDEIYRPLKVIYQDLNAKEKQILLDIACFFMGHDQEAAISFWEDIKLNPHINLKNLVLKSLVKIDYKEAVISMHDHLRDLGRAIVVDESWDPSKRSRLWKSEEASQVLLERPGYESIQSISLLAVEESLAVLKAENIASTKKLQLLWLGNNTIEGDPQPLFSNLRWFRWNSCPLSSLPPKWNMEHLVILDLSSSRGIPSQIKQIWKEESKYKHHPKNLKVLLLRRCLLLETLPDLSNFSRLLRIDLEDCPELRKIPESIGLLLQLKWLNLCRCKDLGELPESIGSLSSLEKLYLNGCSSIRTLPRTLGNLRALKELDLGGLVLIEELPPFQTGCCLQKLVLSGCRSLRDLPASIGDLNHLSYLEINECRTISYLPEEFGNLTSLEGLFLNEFCRLENLPESFGNLTNLVTLELKKAYCLTKLPESFSKLESLVYFDASFSHLYGLPARMGDLSSLQTLKLQGTFIEGLPNSLKQLKMLQTLILNECNMLTELPALPEALIKFQARDCKELRKVDQMSGLSNLTVMDLRNCQCLEELPILSSMESLAKIDIRGCISMKNLADLRLGRLRSLQTVYLSRSDSSCFNLRQVVEDMPLFRRSNALEEENRALEANCFKDVVSFPVEKNPRCEGVLLFFQLEFNARGIKSACMEIIFVIDEEETINSLTVDTEGEEEFILIFRATHEMVVALEKARNLCVRAKGEGICIRFVELRVSNKFQEAVSEENRGADHGSSEGERDTSSALVSFSPYQGWYGDTRMFFQCFLSVLEIGDISGPIAPILALWTIHKKCLVELQVEITC, from the exons ATGAGTGGAGCGATACTCTGTCTCAGGTCGGATCTTTTTCGGGATGGACTACACAGGCATCGAACCC GGTTTGGAGGCAGGAATGAAATCAAATTCATTCGGGGTGTGGTGTCGGATGTTCTAAAAACATTGAAAATTGCTCAACTGGGCGTGCCGAGATTTGCCGTGGGACTGAAAGAGCGTATGGATGGCGTCATTAAGttgttgaagatggatgacaagcAGAAAGTAATTACAGTTGGGATATGGGGTGCGCATGGCGCCGGAAAATCCACCGTGGCTAGGGCAGTTTACAATAGCATTTGCGGGAATTTCAAAGTTTTTACCTTTGTGTCTGATATCGCGGGCAACCGGCTGCGTAAATTGCAGAAACAGCTGCTGAGAGATCTGTTGAAATGGAATCCTGAGGAATGTAAGATTAACGATGAGCATCATGGTAAAGCTAAACTGGAAGAGCATTTGCAGAATATCTGTGCCCTTGTAATTTTGGATAATGTTGATAATAGGAAGCAGATTGAAATGTTGGGCGTAGAGTGGCTTGGTGAAGGCAGCAGGGTCATTGTTACTACCCGCGACAAGAGTATCTTAAATTTTGGGGAAAATGAAGGAAGCGAAGCTGATGATCAAATTTATGCTATCCCGGAACTCAGAAAAGAGGAATCTCTTCAATTGTTCAGCTGGCACGCCTTTCTCAAACCATATCcggataaaaaatataaatttttagcCCAAGGAATTGTGGATGCTTGTGGCGCCCTCCCGTCTTCTTTGGAAATTCTTGGGCGGTTTTTGTGCGGGAGAAAAGATTTCAGGTGTTGGACTGAGGTTCTGGACCAGCTTCAGAGTGCCACTTTTGATGAAATATACAGGCCACTCAAAGTCATCTACCAAGATCTCAACGCCAAGGAAAAACAAATATTACTAGACATTGCATGTTTTTTCATGGGCCATGACCAGGAAGCTGCTATTAGTTTTTGGGAAGATATAAAGCTGAATCCCCATATAAACCTGAAGAATCTAGTTTTGAAGTCACTTGTCAAAATAGATTATAAGGAGGCGGTAATTTCAATGCATGATCATCTGAGGGATTTGGGGCGAGCAATTGTAGTGGATGAATCTTGGGATCCGTCCAAACGCAGCCGCCTGTGGAAATCCGAAGAAGCTTCTCAAGTTCTCCTTGAACGGCCG GGCTACGAAAGCATCCAGAGTATTTCCTTGTTAGCCGTAGAGGAGAGTCTTGCTGTCTTGAAAGCCGAAAATATAGCGTCAACGAAAAAATTGCAACTGCTTTGGCTGGGTAACAACACCATAGAAGGAGATCCGCAACCATTATTTTCGAATTTGAGATGGTTTAGATGGAATTCATGTCCATTGAGTTCTTTGCCGCCCAAATGGAACATGGAACATCTGGTTATACTAGATCTCAGCAGCAGCAGGGGAATTCCATCTCAAATAAAACAAATCTGGAAAGAAGAATCAAAATACAAG CACCACCCCAAAAATCTAAAAGTTCTTCTGCTGAGGCGATGTCTCCTCCTTGAAACATTGCCCGATCTCTCAAACTTTTCTCGTCTTTTGAGAATCGATTTGGAAGATTGTCCAGAATTGAGAAAGATACCCGAATCGATTGGTCTTCTTCTGCAACTAAAATGGTTGAACTTGTGTAGATGCAAAGATTTAGGAGAACTTCCAGAGAGCATCGGTAGCCTATCTTCGCTGGAAAAGCTTTATCTGAATGGTTGCTCCTCAATTAGAACGTTGCCAAGAACGTTGGGGAATCTCAGAGCCCTAAAGGAATTAGATCTAGGCGGTCTAGTACTGATAGAGGAACTGCCCCCTTTTCAAACAGGCTGCTGTCTGCAGAAGCTCGTTCTAAGCGGCTGTCGAAGTTTAAGAGATTTGCCTGCATCAATTGGTGACCTTAATCACCTCAGCTACCTAGAAATTAATGAATGCAGAACTATTTCTTATTTGCCAGAAGAATTTGGGAATCTTACAAGCCTGGAGGGATTGTTTCTGAATGAGTTTTGCCGTCTGGAAAATCTTCCTGAAAGTTTTGGGAACCTTACGAATCTTGTAACCCTTGAACTCAAGAAAGCTTATTGCCTTACTAAACTCCCAGAGAGTTTCTCCAAACTGGAGTCATTGGTGTATTTCGATGCAAGCTTTTCTCATCTGTATGGTCTTCCCGCAAGAATGGGTGATCTCTCTTCATTGCAGACTCTCAAATTGCAAGGTACTTTCATCGAGGGATTGCCTAACTCTTTGAAGCAGCTGAAAATGCTCCAAACACTAATCCTCAATGAATGCAACATGTTAACCGAATTGCCAGCTCTTCCTGAAGCACTCATCAAGTTTCAAGCTCGGGATTGTAAAGAACTAAGGAAGGTCGACCAAATGTCGGGTTTGAGCAACCTAACAGTGATGGATTTGAGGAACTGCCAATGCCTAGAGGAACTGCCTATATTAAGCTCTATGGAATCTTTAGCAAAGATAGACATACGTGGGTGCATAAGCATGAAAAATCTTGCAGACTTGCGTTTAGGAAGGCTGAGAAGTTTGCAGACAGTATACTTGAGCAGGTCCGATAGCAGTTGCTTTAATCTGAGACAGGTTGTGGAG GATATGCCATTATTTCGGAGATCAAATGCACTAGAAGAGGAGAATCGCGCATTAGAAGCGAATTGCTTCAAAGATGTGGTCTCGTTTCCTGTGGAAAAGAATCCCAGATGTGAAGGGGTGCTGCTATTTTTTCAGCTGGAATTTAATGCTAGGGGTATCAAAAGTGCCTGCATGGAAATCATCTTTGTGATAGACGAGGAAGAGACTATAAATAGTCTCACAGTGGATACTGAAGGAGAGGAGGAATTTATCTTGATTTTTAGAGCAACACATGAAATGGTCGTGGCTTTGGAGAAGGCTCGAAATCTCTGCGTCCGAGCAAAAGGGGAAGGAATCTGTATCAGATTTGTGGAGTTACGTGTAAGCAATAAATTTCAAGAAGCAGTTTCTGAAGAAAACAGGGGGGCAGATCATGGCTCGAGTGAAGGGGAAAG